A region of Polyodon spathula isolate WHYD16114869_AA chromosome 4, ASM1765450v1, whole genome shotgun sequence DNA encodes the following proteins:
- the LOC121314732 gene encoding peptidyl-prolyl cis-trans isomerase FKBP9-like, producing the protein MIHRLHLMILLQAVLITFVACNAPLVPLDDIVIEKTSVPETCVRAVQSGDFVRYHYHGTFPDGKKFDSSYDKGSTYNVYVGKRQLIEGMDKALVGMCVNERRLVKIPPKMAYGKDGYGDTIPPNSILHFDVLLLDIWNPEDKVQIKTYYKPENCGRTIEVSDFVRYHYNGTLLDGTLFDSSHNRLRTYDTYVGIGWLIAGMDQGLLGMCVGEKRIITMPPSLGYGENGDGSDIPGQASLVFDVVLLDLHNPKDGITVEKLDAPETCLRKSNVGDFIRYHYNGTLMDGTLFDSSYSRKRTYDTYIGKGYVIAGMDEGLLGVCVGEKRRITIPPHLAYGEEGTGTEIPGSAVLIFDIDVIDFHNPSDTVEITTIFKPSKCDVLSKKGDFVKYHYNATLMDGTLIDSTHSYGKTYNVVLGSGQVVLGMDMGLKDMCIGEKRTVVIPPHLGYGERGVEGEVPGSAVLVFDIEMIDLEEGLPDGYMFIWNSDVTPNLFTEMDTNLDGHVDPVEFSNYINHQVVTGKGKLAPGFDAGKIIDNMFSNQDRNSDGKITADEFKLKDEETKDHDEL; encoded by the exons ATGATCCACAGGTTGCATTTAATGATTCTCCTCCAGGCAGTTTTGATAACTTTCGTAGCATGTAATGCTCCTCTGGTGCCTTTAGACGATATAGTTATTGAAAAGACATCAGTCCCAGAGACATGTGTTAGAGCTGTACAATCCGGTGATTTCGTTAGATACCACTATCACGGCACTTTCCCCGATGGCAAAAAGTTTGATTCCAG CTATGACAAAGGCTCTACTTATAACGTGTACGTGGGAAAGAGGCAGCTCATCGAGGGAATGGACAAGGCCCTGGTCGGCATGTGTGTGAACGAGAGGCGGCTGGTTAAAATCCCCCCCAAGATGGCCTATGGCAAGGATGGATATG GAGACACCATCCCTCCCAATTCCATTCTCCACTTCGACGTGCTGCTGCTGGACATCTGGAACCCAGAAGATAAAGTTCAGATAAAAACGTACTACAAGCCTGAGAACTGCGGCCGCACCATCGAGGTCTCGGACTTCGTACGCTACCATTACAACGGCACCTTGCTGGACGGGACCCTGTTTGACTCCAG CCACAATCGCCTGCGCACCTACGACACCTATGTGGGAATCGGCTGGCTCATCGCTGGTATGGACCAAGGGTTGCTGGGAATGTGCGTGGGAGAGAAACGCATCATCACCATGCCACCTTCCCTGGGCTACGGAGAGAATGGAGACG GCAGTGACATTCCTGGCCAGGCCTCTCTGGTGTTTGACGTTGTTTTGCTTGATCTCCACAACCCCAAAGACGGCATCACTGTAGAGAAGCTGGATGCCCCTGAAACCTGCCTGAGGAAGAGCAATGTCGGGGACTTCATCAGATACCATTATAACGGGACTCTTATGGATGGGACTCTCTTTGACTCGAG CTATTCTCGGAAGCGCACCTACGACACGTACATCGGTaaaggctatgtcattgctgggATGGACGAGGGCTTGCTGGGCGTGTGTGTCGGAGAAAAGCGGAGGATCACCATCCCGCCTCACCTGGCGTACGGCGAAGAGGGCACAG GCACCGAGATTCCAGGCTCTGCCGTACTGATCTTTGATATCGACGTCATCGATTTCCACAACCCCTCCGACACTGTGGAGATCACCACCATCTTCAAGCCCAGCAAGTGCGACGTCCTCAGCAAGAAGGGAGACTTTGTGAAGTACCACTACAACGCCACTCTAATGGACGGGACTCTCATTGACTCCAC GCACAGCTATGGAAAAACATACAACGTAGTGCTGGGCTCCGGGCAGGTTGTCCTGGGAATGGACATGGGTCTGAAGGACATGTGCATTGGGGAGAAGCGCACTGTTGTCATCCCACCTCACCTGGGTTACGGAGAGAGAGGAGTTG AAGGGGAGGTGCCGGGCAGTGCTGTGCTGGTGTTTGATATTGAGATGATTGATTTGGAGGAGGGACTCCCTGACGGTTACATGTTCATCTGGAACAGCGACGTCACCCCCAATCTCTTCACCGAAATGGATACGAACCTGGATGGACATGTTGATCCCGTCGAG TTCTCGAATTACATCAACCATCAGGTGGTGACTGGGAAAGGCAAGCTGGCTCCAGGCTTTGACGCTGGCAAGATCATCGACAACATGTTCTCCAATCAGGATCGGAACAGCGATGGGAAAATCACGGCTGACGAGTTCAAACTGAAGGATGAGGAGACCAAGGATCATGATGAACTATAA